Proteins from a single region of Candidatus Zixiibacteriota bacterium:
- the lpdA gene encoding dihydrolipoyl dehydrogenase, with product MEPMKTEVLVLGAGPGGYTAAFYAADRGKQVTLVEQNRRLGGVCLNTGCIPSKALLHATEILREAHRSRSRGIVFDPPGIDLEQLRAWKDSILEKLGEGIRTLAQKRGVRVVHGRGHFEGSRTLRVETAEGQKFIAYEHAIIAVGSRPAMPSAFDLGNKRIMTSTEALEIQDVPEDLLVVGGGYIGMELGTVYAALGSKVVMLEALPTILSGIDPDLVRPVLRAAQKEFREIRVNTKVLKMATAGKQIKVTMETGQERREELYDRVLVSVGRVPNYGDLGLENTGVKKDEKGFIKCDAQQRTDDPHIYAVGDVNGGALLAHRAAREARVAVEAILGEPSSFDDVVVPAVVYTDPEVAWCGLTETEAKERGIEVRIAKFPWGASGRALTLDRPDGLTKLIIDPETERVLGVGIVGVGAGELISEGVLAVEMGATAEDIALSVHPHPTLSETLMEAAEAFYGTATNVYSRRP from the coding sequence ATGGAACCGATGAAGACGGAAGTGCTGGTGCTGGGCGCGGGACCCGGGGGTTACACCGCGGCGTTCTACGCGGCGGATCGGGGCAAGCAGGTGACGCTGGTCGAGCAGAACCGCCGCCTCGGCGGCGTTTGCCTCAACACCGGCTGCATCCCGTCCAAGGCGCTGCTCCATGCCACGGAGATCCTCCGGGAGGCCCACCGTTCAAGGTCGCGCGGTATCGTTTTCGATCCGCCGGGGATCGACCTCGAGCAGTTGCGCGCCTGGAAAGATTCGATCCTCGAAAAGCTCGGCGAAGGAATTCGCACGCTGGCGCAGAAGCGCGGCGTGCGGGTCGTCCACGGCCGCGGCCATTTCGAAGGTTCGCGGACGCTGAGGGTGGAGACGGCGGAAGGTCAGAAATTCATCGCCTATGAGCACGCAATCATCGCGGTCGGCTCCCGACCCGCGATGCCGTCGGCCTTCGACCTCGGCAACAAGCGGATCATGACCTCCACGGAAGCGCTGGAAATCCAGGACGTCCCCGAGGATCTCCTGGTGGTCGGGGGCGGCTACATCGGCATGGAGCTGGGAACCGTTTACGCTGCCCTCGGCAGCAAGGTCGTGATGCTGGAAGCCCTGCCCACCATCCTCTCCGGAATCGATCCCGACCTCGTCCGCCCGGTGCTGCGCGCCGCCCAAAAGGAGTTCAGGGAAATCCGCGTCAACACCAAGGTACTGAAGATGGCAACGGCCGGTAAGCAAATCAAGGTCACCATGGAAACCGGCCAGGAGCGGCGCGAAGAATTGTACGACCGGGTGCTGGTCAGTGTCGGGCGCGTGCCGAATTACGGCGATCTCGGGCTGGAAAACACGGGCGTCAAGAAGGACGAGAAGGGTTTCATCAAGTGCGACGCCCAGCAGCGCACGGACGATCCGCACATCTACGCCGTCGGCGATGTCAACGGCGGCGCCCTGTTGGCGCACCGCGCGGCCAGGGAGGCCAGGGTCGCGGTCGAGGCGATTCTGGGAGAACCCAGCTCGTTCGACGACGTCGTCGTCCCCGCGGTGGTTTATACCGATCCGGAGGTGGCCTGGTGCGGCCTCACCGAGACCGAAGCGAAAGAGCGCGGGATCGAGGTGCGGATCGCCAAGTTTCCCTGGGGAGCTTCGGGCCGCGCTCTCACGCTCGATCGCCCGGACGGTCTGACCAAGCTGATCATCGACCCGGAAACGGAGCGCGTGCTCGGAGTCGGCATCGTCGGCGTCGGCGCCGGAGAGCTGATCAGCGAGGGCGTGCTCGCCGTCGAGATGGGGGCGACGGCGGAAGACATCGCCCTTTCGGTACACCCGCACCCCACGCTATCGGAGACTCTGATGGAAGCCGCCGAAGCGTTCTACGGCACGGCGACGAACGTCTATTCGCGTCGGCCGTGA
- a CDS encoding (2Fe-2S)-binding protein, producing MDKPEQKGHEQAVLENLKPACLCNKIRRGTVLKAIQAGARTFEQVSRRTGVGTGPCGGRRCGTMVRGMLGEPVVPCAECGWPVLAAASPRVCPRCEYARERI from the coding sequence ATCGATAAACCCGAGCAAAAAGGGCACGAGCAGGCGGTTCTCGAAAACCTCAAGCCTGCCTGTCTCTGCAACAAGATCCGCAGGGGAACGGTTCTCAAGGCCATCCAGGCGGGGGCCAGGACCTTCGAGCAGGTGAGCCGCCGAACCGGAGTGGGAACCGGTCCTTGCGGCGGTCGGCGCTGCGGGACCATGGTCCGGGGAATGCTCGGCGAGCCGGTCGTACCGTGTGCCGAATGCGGCTGGCCGGTGCTGGCGGCGGCCTCGCCCCGGGTCTGCCCGCGCTGCGAGTACGCGCGCGAGCGAATCTGA
- a CDS encoding methyltransferase, whose translation MDFTDLARLASGHAEARIVQAAVQLGVFEALADRPEDAAGVARRLETEPRATGLLLNALAALGLLEKTGQGFVPAPAARRYLVRGSPRYLGDMILFEASLWRCWENLADAVRSGLPARPPDMYQGDPAQTEIFIAAMDSLVRARGDAEIVADALDWSRIGELLDVGSGPATYPIYLCRRFPALRVTIFDLPGTMKITERYVRGSGLSERFSLIAGDYRSDDIPGTYDAVFLSNIVHGEGDEQNRRLFAKLSGCLRPGGLVIVKDHILDDDAIRPPVGAVFSILMLLTTASGRCYTFAEIRHWMEQAGLSGVRRVDLPPPLTSALVVATK comes from the coding sequence ATGGATTTTACCGATCTCGCTCGACTCGCTTCCGGCCACGCCGAGGCCCGTATCGTGCAGGCCGCCGTTCAACTCGGGGTTTTCGAAGCCCTCGCCGACCGGCCGGAGGACGCCGCCGGCGTCGCTCGCCGACTGGAAACCGAGCCACGCGCCACCGGGCTGCTGCTCAACGCGCTGGCGGCCCTCGGCCTTCTGGAAAAAACCGGCCAGGGCTTCGTCCCGGCACCGGCGGCCCGGCGCTATCTGGTACGCGGGTCGCCGCGCTATCTCGGCGACATGATCCTGTTCGAGGCATCGCTTTGGCGCTGCTGGGAAAATCTCGCTGACGCCGTCCGCTCCGGCCTGCCGGCGCGGCCCCCCGACATGTATCAGGGAGACCCCGCCCAGACCGAGATCTTCATCGCCGCGATGGATTCGCTCGTCCGGGCCCGGGGCGACGCCGAGATCGTCGCCGACGCCCTCGACTGGAGCCGGATCGGCGAGCTTCTCGACGTGGGCTCCGGGCCTGCCACCTATCCCATTTACCTCTGTCGCCGCTTTCCCGCCCTCCGCGTCACGATCTTCGATCTTCCGGGGACGATGAAAATCACCGAGCGTTACGTCCGCGGTTCCGGATTGAGCGAACGTTTCAGCCTGATCGCCGGCGACTACCGGAGCGACGACATCCCGGGAACCTATGACGCTGTTTTTCTTTCCAACATCGTTCACGGAGAAGGGGACGAGCAGAACCGCCGGCTGTTCGCCAAGCTCTCCGGGTGCCTGCGGCCCGGCGGTCTCGTCATCGTCAAAGACCACATCCTGGACGACGACGCCATTCGGCCCCCGGTCGGGGCGGTTTTCTCCATCCTGATGCTGCTCACGACCGCATCCGGCCGCTGCTACACGTTTGCCGAAATCCGGCACTGGATGGAGCAGGCGGGGCTCTCCGGGGTGCGCCGGGTCGACCTGCCTCCGCCGCTTACCTCTGCTTTGGTCGTCGCGACGAAATAG
- a CDS encoding ferritin-like domain-containing protein, with the protein MAVMKGDEFLEELLRPVREFCRALESVPPAYSYIPLQTDEQRIRVMQSRLFNELRAADLFGAWLKTTPELDVKAQMAESAHEEMVHAELLSRRIRDRGGEPFDYKPLPAQIAMFNAMEGLSDTCERIAALSLAGETVANHLIAMCLRSDAVPEWIKQPYRKITVDEEGHGSAPQEFLKRYATTDERQDRVRRAVAMRMVLFREYLASLDRWATGKDRW; encoded by the coding sequence ATGGCCGTGATGAAAGGCGACGAATTTCTGGAGGAGCTGCTGCGGCCCGTGCGCGAATTCTGTCGTGCTCTGGAGAGCGTGCCGCCCGCTTACAGCTATATTCCTCTGCAAACCGACGAGCAGAGGATCCGCGTGATGCAGAGCCGGCTGTTCAACGAGCTGCGCGCCGCCGATCTGTTCGGCGCCTGGCTCAAGACCACGCCCGAGCTCGACGTGAAGGCGCAGATGGCGGAATCGGCGCATGAGGAAATGGTCCACGCGGAGCTGCTGTCCAGGCGCATCCGCGATCGCGGCGGAGAACCGTTCGACTACAAGCCGTTGCCGGCCCAGATCGCGATGTTCAACGCGATGGAAGGGCTGAGCGATACCTGCGAACGCATCGCCGCGCTTTCGCTCGCCGGCGAGACGGTCGCCAACCATTTAATCGCCATGTGTCTCCGGTCCGACGCGGTGCCGGAATGGATCAAGCAGCCGTATCGAAAGATCACGGTCGACGAAGAAGGGCACGGCAGCGCGCCGCAGGAGTTTCTCAAGCGCTACGCGACAACCGACGAGCGCCAGGACCGCGTGCGCCGGGCCGTGGCCATGCGGATGGTGCTGTTTCGCGAGTATCTGGCGAGCCTGGATCGCTGGGCGACCGGGAAAGATCGCTGGTAG
- a CDS encoding ATP-binding protein, which produces MVGQGEEIGRLLKQERGQFLEFISAYDHRRGAPQKKKEDDLARELVRVLSGMANADGGTLLVGVEPDRSVTGIPYDRDEIHALIQAPQTLLTPPLAATTEKFNLGNLQLLKFEVGSGVEIYRVSGGRSFYRIACETPSLPSEQIQRLKDAKRAVSYERQQPFGATWNDLDEDAVAAFASRLDDPRDPRVILAQAYHLLDRSRGDPAPNMAALLLFGKDPVSWHPRSGIDFVKYEGTERQYGASLNVVKRIRFEGPLVRLIDEAVGRIKEHIRERTILYDLFFRERLEYPTFAWQEALVNAVAHRDYSLTGASIEVWMFDDRIEVRSPGLPPSPVTLDELRRQKSIHFSRNPLIVRVLADLGYVREMGEGVPRMFREMEHYGLRSPEFSTEGFMFTVTLYNTPIYDDETLRWLNQFKTAEINFRQRKLLAYAYCHGKTFSTAEYQRLAEVDRDTAYRDIRGMVKNGIVAPLKPKSRTYRIIEPL; this is translated from the coding sequence ATGGTTGGGCAAGGCGAGGAAATCGGAAGGCTGCTCAAACAGGAACGAGGCCAATTCCTGGAATTCATCAGCGCCTACGATCACCGGCGGGGGGCTCCTCAGAAAAAAAAGGAGGACGATCTCGCCCGCGAGCTCGTGCGTGTCCTTTCGGGCATGGCGAACGCCGACGGCGGCACATTGCTGGTCGGCGTGGAGCCCGACCGCAGCGTGACGGGGATCCCTTACGATCGCGACGAGATCCATGCCCTCATCCAGGCGCCGCAGACGTTGCTCACGCCGCCGCTGGCCGCGACGACGGAAAAGTTCAATCTCGGCAATCTGCAGCTGCTGAAATTCGAGGTCGGTTCCGGAGTGGAGATCTACCGCGTCTCGGGCGGCCGCTCCTTCTATCGCATCGCCTGCGAAACGCCGTCTCTTCCATCCGAGCAGATTCAACGGCTCAAGGATGCCAAGCGCGCGGTTTCCTACGAGCGGCAGCAGCCTTTCGGCGCGACCTGGAACGACCTCGATGAGGACGCGGTTGCCGCCTTCGCCTCCCGGCTCGACGATCCGCGTGACCCGCGGGTGATCCTGGCGCAGGCCTATCATTTGCTCGACCGCTCCCGCGGCGATCCCGCCCCGAACATGGCGGCGCTCCTGCTGTTCGGCAAGGATCCCGTGTCGTGGCACCCGCGCTCGGGAATCGACTTCGTGAAATACGAGGGAACCGAGCGGCAGTACGGCGCTTCCCTGAACGTCGTGAAGCGAATCCGCTTCGAGGGACCGCTCGTGCGCTTGATCGACGAGGCTGTCGGCCGGATCAAGGAGCACATTCGCGAACGCACGATTCTTTACGATCTTTTTTTTCGCGAGCGGCTCGAGTATCCGACCTTCGCCTGGCAGGAAGCTCTGGTCAACGCCGTAGCGCACCGCGATTATTCCTTGACCGGCGCGTCGATCGAAGTCTGGATGTTCGACGATCGCATCGAGGTGCGCAGCCCGGGGCTCCCGCCTTCCCCGGTCACCCTCGACGAGCTGCGGCGCCAGAAAAGCATCCACTTCTCGCGCAACCCCTTGATCGTGCGGGTCCTCGCCGATCTCGGCTATGTGCGCGAGATGGGGGAAGGCGTGCCGAGAATGTTCCGGGAAATGGAGCATTACGGGCTGCGCTCGCCGGAGTTCTCCACGGAGGGCTTCATGTTTACCGTGACGCTCTACAATACGCCGATCTACGACGATGAGACGCTGCGCTGGCTCAACCAGTTCAAGACGGCCGAGATCAACTTCCGGCAGCGAAAGCTGCTGGCCTACGCCTACTGCCACGGCAAGACCTTTTCCACCGCGGAGTACCAGCGGCTGGCGGAGGTGGACCGGGATACCGCCTACCGGGATATCCGCGGCATGGTGAAAAACGGCATCGTCGCGCCGCTCAAACCCAAGAGCCGAACCTACCGGATCATCGAGCCCTTGTGA
- a CDS encoding M20/M25/M40 family metallo-hydrolase, with protein sequence MINPERLKNLLIELIKIDSLSRKERDIALRLKRELEELGASVLIDDAGDKVGGNVGNVIARIDGTAADAPPLLLSAHMDTVVPGEGVVPILEGDILRTDGRTVLGGDDKSGLAIICEVVRALQENNVPYGDLDIVFTICEEAGLIGAKCLDTRHLRAKTGLVLDSDSVGFLFTKAPAANRLEFHVHGLEAHAGVCPEKGISAIKVAAEGIAAMKLGRIDHETTANIGLIEGGMAVNIVPNSVILRGEARSHSREKLEAQTEHMLRCLQEAAARHTLVTGGTRVAARVEARIERDYDRMEVPDDSAIVRLVRAAAKNLDVEIKTMATGGGCDANILNQKGLEVANLSTGMREIHTVKEWLDLKDLNLSARMVFEIVRLNAADRGEATASGSRAV encoded by the coding sequence TTGATCAACCCCGAACGTCTCAAGAACCTTCTGATCGAGCTGATTAAGATCGACAGCCTGTCGCGCAAGGAGCGCGATATCGCGCTCCGGCTCAAGCGCGAGCTGGAGGAGCTGGGCGCCAGTGTCCTGATCGACGACGCCGGTGACAAGGTCGGCGGCAACGTCGGCAACGTGATCGCGCGGATCGACGGGACGGCCGCGGACGCTCCGCCGCTGCTTCTTTCCGCGCACATGGATACCGTGGTTCCTGGAGAAGGGGTGGTGCCGATCCTGGAGGGCGACATCCTGCGCACGGACGGCCGCACCGTCCTCGGCGGCGACGACAAGAGCGGCCTTGCCATCATTTGCGAGGTCGTGCGCGCGCTTCAGGAGAACAACGTTCCGTACGGGGATCTCGACATCGTCTTTACGATCTGCGAAGAGGCGGGGCTGATCGGTGCCAAGTGCCTCGATACCCGGCATCTGCGCGCCAAGACCGGCCTCGTTCTCGATAGCGATTCGGTTGGCTTCCTCTTCACCAAGGCCCCCGCGGCGAACCGGCTGGAGTTCCACGTACACGGGCTGGAGGCGCATGCGGGCGTCTGCCCCGAAAAGGGCATCAGCGCCATCAAGGTCGCGGCCGAGGGGATCGCCGCGATGAAACTCGGTCGTATCGACCACGAAACCACCGCCAACATCGGCCTGATCGAGGGCGGGATGGCGGTCAACATCGTACCCAATTCCGTGATATTGCGCGGGGAGGCGCGGAGCCACAGCCGGGAAAAGCTCGAGGCGCAGACGGAGCACATGCTGCGCTGCCTCCAGGAAGCCGCGGCACGCCACACGCTGGTTACCGGCGGCACCCGCGTGGCCGCGCGCGTCGAAGCCCGGATCGAACGAGACTACGATCGCATGGAGGTGCCGGACGATTCGGCGATCGTCCGGCTGGTCCGCGCCGCGGCGAAGAACCTCGACGTCGAGATCAAGACCATGGCGACGGGCGGCGGCTGCGACGCGAATATTCTCAATCAGAAAGGGCTCGAGGTGGCGAATCTTTCGACGGGAATGCGCGAGATCCACACGGTCAAGGAGTGGCTGGACCTGAAGGATCTGAATCTCTCCGCTCGAATGGTCTTCGAGATCGTCCGCCTGAACGCGGCCGATCGTGGCGAAGCGACGGCATCCGGTTCCCGGGCTGTCTAG
- a CDS encoding carboxypeptidase-like regulatory domain-containing protein: MKGKRVFAPAAALVGVALFAGLYAKGLAGQPAGAKGVAIDRDDIGGVVTGAKGPEAGVWVIAETRDLPTRFARMVVTDDEGRYVLPDLPQATYDVWVRGYGLVDSPRVKARPGRILNLKAVAAPNEAAAAQYYPAIYWYSMLKIPDKNEFGGKGKIPAKVTQEEWLTHLKNRSCVGCHQMGQLSTRTFPKNVPYPLGKFASSEEAWFRRVQSGQSGDRMFSTLVKDLGGAPFKYFADWTDRIAKGELPHAKPPRPQGVERNIVVTTWDWLDEKHYLHDLIASDRRHPTVNAYGPLYGSAEYSTDIIPVLDPVRHTVKNMVAPVRDANVSEALGPGHAASDRLMQPSPYWGSEKIWSNKTNNHNAMFDRKGRVWFAARFRNADNPAFCKKGSDHPSAKLFPLERNNRQLTIFDPRTGEYTFVDTCFGTHHLQFGYDANDTLWTSGGGPVVGWVNTRLLDETGDIARAQGWTALVLDTNGNGRRDAYVEPNQPVDPTKDKRIVASFYAVMPSPVDGSVWGSQFGYPGSIVRLVPGPNPPETALAEIYKVPLPGFGVRGADIDRNGVVWVSLASGHLGSFDRRKCKGPLNGPKATGDHCPEGWSFYRYPGPGFQGLGDNSAESSYYTWVDHHNTFGLGENVPMSTGNLNDGLIAFKDGKMIVLRVPYPLGFYAKGFDGRIDDPKAGWKGRGLWTTSGDRAPWLKEGGRGAKAVAVHFQLRPHPLAK, translated from the coding sequence ATGAAAGGGAAGCGGGTTTTTGCTCCGGCGGCGGCGCTCGTCGGGGTCGCATTGTTTGCGGGCTTGTATGCGAAGGGGCTCGCCGGCCAGCCGGCGGGGGCGAAAGGTGTCGCCATCGACCGCGACGACATAGGCGGCGTCGTCACCGGCGCGAAGGGCCCCGAAGCGGGCGTCTGGGTGATCGCCGAGACCAGGGATCTGCCCACCCGCTTCGCCAGGATGGTCGTGACCGACGACGAGGGGCGGTACGTGCTGCCCGATCTGCCCCAGGCGACGTACGACGTCTGGGTGCGCGGATACGGGCTCGTGGACTCGCCAAGGGTCAAGGCGAGGCCAGGAAGGATTCTCAACTTGAAGGCCGTCGCGGCGCCGAACGAGGCCGCGGCCGCGCAGTACTATCCGGCGATCTACTGGTATTCGATGCTCAAGATTCCGGACAAGAACGAGTTCGGTGGCAAAGGGAAGATTCCGGCCAAGGTGACGCAGGAGGAATGGCTCACGCACCTGAAGAACCGGAGCTGCGTGGGCTGCCACCAGATGGGCCAGCTCTCGACCCGGACGTTTCCGAAGAACGTGCCCTATCCGCTGGGAAAGTTCGCGAGCTCGGAGGAAGCATGGTTCCGCAGGGTCCAGTCGGGCCAGTCAGGGGACCGGATGTTCTCGACGCTGGTCAAGGACCTCGGCGGCGCTCCCTTCAAGTATTTCGCCGACTGGACCGATCGCATCGCTAAAGGTGAGCTGCCCCATGCCAAGCCCCCGCGCCCGCAGGGCGTCGAGCGCAACATCGTCGTCACCACCTGGGACTGGCTCGACGAGAAGCACTACCTCCACGACCTGATCGCTTCCGACCGGCGCCATCCGACAGTCAACGCTTACGGTCCCCTCTACGGTTCCGCGGAATACAGCACGGATATCATTCCAGTGCTCGACCCGGTCAGGCACACCGTGAAAAACATGGTTGCGCCGGTGCGTGACGCCAACGTATCGGAAGCGCTCGGCCCGGGCCACGCGGCGAGCGACCGGCTGATGCAGCCGTCGCCGTACTGGGGCTCCGAGAAGATCTGGAGCAACAAGACGAACAACCACAATGCGATGTTCGACCGGAAGGGACGGGTCTGGTTCGCGGCGAGGTTCCGCAACGCCGACAATCCGGCTTTTTGCAAAAAGGGATCGGACCATCCGTCGGCGAAGCTCTTTCCGCTCGAGCGAAACAACCGTCAGCTGACGATCTTCGATCCCAGGACCGGGGAGTACACCTTCGTCGACACTTGCTTCGGCACGCACCATCTGCAGTTCGGGTACGACGCCAACGACACGCTCTGGACCAGCGGCGGCGGTCCGGTGGTCGGCTGGGTCAATACCCGGTTGCTGGACGAGACCGGGGACATCGCGCGGGCCCAGGGTTGGACGGCACTGGTCCTCGACACCAACGGCAACGGCAGGCGCGACGCCTACGTCGAGCCCAATCAACCCGTGGATCCGACCAAGGACAAGCGAATCGTGGCGAGCTTCTACGCCGTGATGCCGAGCCCGGTCGACGGCTCCGTCTGGGGCTCGCAGTTCGGCTATCCCGGGTCGATCGTGCGTCTCGTCCCCGGTCCCAACCCGCCGGAGACGGCGCTCGCAGAGATATACAAGGTGCCGCTCCCTGGATTCGGCGTCCGTGGCGCCGATATCGACCGCAACGGCGTGGTCTGGGTGTCACTGGCGAGCGGCCATCTGGGCAGCTTCGACCGCCGGAAGTGCAAGGGCCCGCTCAACGGCCCGAAAGCCACGGGCGACCACTGCCCCGAAGGCTGGTCGTTTTACCGCTATCCCGGACCGGGCTTCCAGGGACTGGGCGACAACAGCGCCGAGTCGAGCTACTATACATGGGTGGACCACCACAACACCTTCGGGCTCGGCGAAAACGTGCCGATGTCCACGGGCAATCTGAACGACGGGCTGATCGCGTTCAAGGACGGCAAGATGATCGTCCTGCGGGTTCCGTATCCCCTCGGATTTTACGCCAAGGGGTTCGACGGCCGCATCGATGACCCGAAGGCCGGCTGGAAAGGGCGGGGACTGTGGACGACCAGCGGCGATCGCGCTCCCTGGCTGAAGGAAGGGGGTCGGGGGGCCAAGGCCGTCGCGGTTCACTTTCAGCTACGGCCGCACCCGCTCGCGAAATAG
- a CDS encoding VOC family protein: MIRLRRLTIVARDPVSLSEFYRRAFDLQSAPGDGAAVCLSDGEFSLELVAQTPGVSPGLRSLGFSGIDRASLESRLVSAGVVPVAEQIGDDRLFSDPDGNLLVGRAGSFPVSPSRGPAPIRHAALYTPDPRRLADFYCRVLEMREVDGTDRGSIFVSDGYLNLALLFRRTEEKLGLNHFGFHVRSNGELRARVEKAGADRGAKRPDRIPFAEYRIHDPEGNGIDISEKGWKA; this comes from the coding sequence ATGATTCGGTTGCGCCGTTTGACCATCGTCGCTCGCGACCCCGTGTCGTTGAGCGAGTTCTACCGGCGCGCGTTCGATCTTCAGAGCGCGCCCGGGGACGGCGCCGCCGTCTGCCTCTCCGACGGCGAGTTCAGCCTGGAGCTTGTGGCGCAGACGCCGGGCGTTTCCCCCGGTCTGCGCTCGCTGGGCTTTTCGGGCATCGATCGGGCGTCTCTCGAGAGCCGGCTCGTGTCGGCCGGCGTTGTGCCGGTCGCTGAACAGATCGGGGACGACCGGCTTTTCTCGGATCCCGACGGCAACCTTCTCGTTGGTCGCGCCGGGAGCTTCCCCGTCTCGCCGAGCCGCGGTCCCGCGCCGATCCGGCACGCGGCGCTGTACACGCCGGATCCGCGGCGGCTGGCGGATTTCTACTGTCGGGTGCTGGAAATGCGGGAAGTCGACGGCACCGACCGCGGGTCCATTTTCGTTTCGGACGGCTATTTGAATCTCGCCTTGCTCTTCCGGAGGACGGAAGAGAAATTGGGGCTCAACCACTTCGGGTTTCACGTGCGCAGCAACGGGGAGCTGCGAGCTCGAGTGGAGAAGGCGGGCGCCGATCGCGGCGCCAAGAGACCGGACCGAATCCCGTTTGCCGAATATCGAATCCACGATCCGGAAGGAAACGGCATCGATATCTCGGAGAAAGGCTGGAAGGCTTAG